tgttgctccctccttgcagttcctccagccttttgaggttgaggtagctccttcagcacatcactcagtggaaaagatgcctcatccttttccttgaatacaaaggtgggcttctcacgtcaagtgttcccccggattcttctgagaaatcttgcactcacttcgttgccctccaggctctcaaccaagccaatgtaatggtagcttctgcctttggatacaaagtttactatgacaaagtcaccaactgacagatctgagatgtctgattcacttctctcatcattagaactctcatgctcagaagtgtcatcaaatgggatgacatcacactctcctcagaactgctgtacgctgtgattttcgtcttggtctttggtttgacctaggcctacctgctaaaccctgctctttccagttgttggggacaggaaggttgttctttctgccaattccaatgccagttcacagcatttctttggagtaaggccgtggaactgttcagccagcttcttgatatggtctgcaagctccttctctacctcctctgtgaggaccctctttgcctctgctgttccactataaccacctgttttaacttcctttatctccctcttctataaaggttaacacataaaaaaatcaaaccaagttgtgtaacactcaacagtaataccattttatacatcagagaattaatttggttaatttatggtggggtaagttgagccagtggctcggaataatagtagaatattagtgagccagtggctcaacttaccccatagcctttggctcactttgccccatagctaccattttggaaaaaatggcccagtttagcaattcaggctaatctttagcgaagggattaacatggtgttatacctttagtaaatcaccaacatgtatcaaatctttttttagacctggataaatttgctttgaccaaacattcattattcctgacatgcagaaaatgtactttgatagggaaaaaactgtttttggtgtaaaaaaggtattaagtcataaaacaaaatactggaCGAATTAAATGTTGATGgcgctagaagaaaagtcagaggatcaccacatttcatgacaatccatccgatAGTTGATGTTCCTCCcctagaggagtaatgtctacctgagcagagaatgaagtctctctccctctgtgtgtgtagtaaCACAAGTTTCTCCGTGCTTTGATGacgtagccgggccggccgtgtgtgtttttagtgcaTAGGAGcgcgccccactggctagctcacggtcgCCGATCTCCACTACTCTCATACAGcgtttacagctgataacgtcgtCCTGACCAACAGCGCGTTACAGAAGCATAGCATCATCCTCTggtgaccatgaatgtctgtagaaAATTCCAAGGCAATCCAttctgttgagatatttctattttttagcCACGCTGCTTGCATggctaaaaagtaaaaaaagaatatatagcatagtatataatatataatataacattataatCCCATTATTTAATATCATGTGTAATTGTAATTAGTGGAAAGACACTCAGGAGACATGATTGAAGTCACTCTTATGTAACATGTGTAAACACGGTGACACTCAGGAGTAAAGAATGTCAGCAGATAAGATAAATAAGATAAGGAGGCTGTTATTATATCACTCTGTTGCagtacaagtcctgcattgTTTCTCTTGATTACTCCATTATAACTTAAGAGGCACAGAGTAAACACACATATCGATCTACCCGCCGCAGCTTTAATTCTTGCATATCATACCTTTAATGTTTCCCCATCTGTAAACTCTGAGTGTCCTTTTAGATCTAAAAAAAGTATAGCTTctctatttctgtattctttataAGACAATAGTAAAGCACAATCAAACAAAGACTGTCTTTAAATCATTAAtatacagttaaaaaaaaaagtggaccCAAAAACACTACTGTGGAACTTCAAACTCAATAGTTCAATGTCCCGCttacatcaacaacaataaatctaCCAGGGACAATTGAAAGACAATAaatctgctgtgaaaacattttgaaagacCCTGCAGGGTAAAGTCAGACTACACTCCCTTCAGCGGCAGAAAAAATACAGGTAATAATCTGTCAcaggttaaagtggcagtatatatttttggcatcattgggcaaaaaatccataataatctttcagtatattgtaattcaagtgtaatttatggctctgttttcagggtttaaaaaatctagccggtgacgggagactttggccaattacaggtcatttcagagagagagagcgttcctattggctgtgcttcggctggtgggcggtgcttggtatttcctcaactgatctcaacatggctacctgatcaaaaactttctaattttacagctaaacagtgcactacaagatgtttctgaaaacatttgaggtgagaaatagtcattacagtaacagaatattgattaatatttgatcagcgctgcctagtttgaccgtttgatcggagtttgtgagtgattgacagctgctcagagacggcaagcctccagctcggctctgattggttattttcctccggtctgtgaaatcttgcagatgccgttaggagcaccggaggacacagaggcacatgattttctctcactgtcaggatatagtgaccgttttataaaaataactttaatcatatttgctccaccctgcctactgctgctttaagtgaaattttctgcacatttatttGCTATATTCAAATGAGAGTTATTTGCTACTATACTTTAAAGGTTTTGAATACCCCTTTCGTCCACTGTCTGCTGTGTAACTGCCGTACGTGACACTGTTTTAGTGATATAAACCATTACTCATCCCATTCTGATGCCAGTATCACAGGGCGATTAAGGCGATGACACTTAAATTATGACGTAGAGTGGCAGCAGTGACAAGAATCTGTTCAGCGGGGCAACCAGAGAAGGACTTTACCCTTCAATACGACTATAAAAGCTCTTAACAGGCGTCTGAAACAACACAAGTTACCAGACTCAGAGCAAAGAAGCTGCCTCTGTCAGgtaacatattttattattattattattaaaacactTCATGACTTAAATAAGTTTCagatttttacatgtttttcaatTGTTAATCTAATTTCTTTATCCAACAGAATCAATCATGAAGGTACTTGTGGTTCTCGCGCTTGTCTCTGGTGAGTGAATTTTCTctttgaaataaatatatatatagttgaaTAAATGTTTTGGTTCTATACTAAATCTGCTAAATCTTTTATCCACAGTTTGCAATGCCAACATCCTGTGGCAGGATCCGCCCAGGAACAATCTGGATTTGGTGAGAGATGCTTTCCGGGACTTCGTCTCTCAAGAAACACTCACTCTGAATCagttcagacaggaagtgaagtaaGAGTGATAAAGAAGCTTCACGACATTATAAATATAGTATATGTTTCTAGTTAAtaactgttttctctcctgtgtctaTCAGCACCATGATCTCTCAGAGCTCTGACACAGTGAACCTGTACGTCGCTGCTCTGCAGGCTCAGATGGCTCCTCTGACCCAGGACTTCACAACTCAGTTTTCCGAGCAGGCCGAGCAGCTGAAGGCCCGTCTGAAGAAGGATCTGACCGCCATGAGGACTAACATGCAGCCCTTCGCCGCGGAGATGGTGGCGCAGCTCCACAGGcaggtggaggagctgaagaaggaaACGACCCCCTACGCCGAGACCATGGATCCCAAGGCCCTGAAGGCCGTCATGCTGCAGAAGAGCCAGGAGATGAAGGCGCAGCTGGGGAAGAGCGTGGCCGAGATGCAGGCCCAGATGATCCCCTTCAccgaggagatgaagaagaagatggagcagAGCCTGGAGGAGTTTCAGAAGACTGTGGTCCCCCTGACCCAGAGCTTTAAGACCCATATGACCGAGAAAACCCGGGAGATCCAGCAGAACCTGGCTCAAAGAGTAGAGGAGCTGAAGGCCAAGCTGGACGCCACCACTCAGGATCTGCAGGCTCGGCTGACCGTTCTGTGGGAGTCCTTCACTCAGAAGAACCAGTAAACGGACTTCTCCGTCAGCCTCACGGCCTGACACCAAATATTGATGTCAGCTTCATCTAATCtatatttcaataaatataaatctaaCCAATAAGTTCAGTCTTTTGGTGTCTTCATAAGCATGCAAGACTCTTTTCACAGAAGAGTGATTCATTACCGAGACTACTTTTATACAATTGTTGTACAATTAAAAGGCAAATTCATAAAGCTGCACTAAACACAGACATGTCATGACTCATCGTCCATGTAATCACTTTGGGCAGAAGATGACTCCAACTACCTTTAGTTTACAAGACCTTTCTCCAATAACTTTTTTTGCTTTCTAAATATCAAACAAGCTTTCCTGTTTTTCATCCAAATATCAAAAGATGGTCATATATCTAATACTCATGCTCTATAGTTTGATTCATATTATTTCAAAACTTTAAATGAAAGGGTCATAAAAGCACTGATTAACTGTTTTTCATGCCAACATTTAGTAGAAATTGTGAAACAAATTACAAGTCTTCAAGGagtatggagtcataggagtgccaaaaaaaaaaaaataattaatctgtaaaagaataagaaagtaaatgtggaaatataaagacaaatattaaaatataaaataataataaaataataactaattataagcattttcatttattttcatatttatttctgtatatgtttcttaaatatatgtttttttttttgcatataaattactCAATTTAAGTCTCAAGTATATGTGTGCAGGAATTTACTTCTCAGCCTGGGCAGGAAGGTTTGCCCAAAACCAGCTGATTGACAGCTTGGCCCTTCAAGGAATAGTAATAGGGGAAAGAATAAGGAAATGAAAAGGGATAcgaataaattacattatataaaaataaataatacaaaaaaatacagaaggCATAGagtaatttaaatgcaaaaaaatatatagttttaaaaatatatacagaaataaatatgaaaatgaatgaaaatgcttacaattattattttatttgttatttccttattcttttacagatttattattttttttatggccCACCTATGACTCCATAAAAGGCAACAGATAAAGTGATTTGTGACCACTGACAAAACTGCAACTGTACCTGAATCTCATTTATTATAGTTGGTAGGGGTGACACATAATATTTAGTCAGAATTGTACTCATTTGACACAGTTTTAGGGTTTATAATCTCCATGTTCTGAGGTATCTGGAATCAACTGACTTGAGCACTCCTTAAGAAATTCATATGAAATCACACTCCAGCAGAGACGAGACGGACTGAAGGAAACGACCAAAGACGTGCAGTTTTCTTTTGTAAGAAATGGTATTTATCAGTTTCCAAGAGGTATATACAGGCCATATGTATACTGTTCCATATGTATGTAACataaaaaaggcaataaaacaagtgatGGATTGTTAACGTGACATGCAGTACAGTACACTCCCCCCTGATAGCTGGTAAACATGTCTGTAACCAATAAATCCTCTTTAAACAAGCACAACGATTTCATTCACCGCACGCCAAGACAGactttacagtaaaaaaaacaaaacgagaaTAGAATTCAAGACCGGAGCGACAGGCACTGAActcaatgacaaaaacaaagagctcTGTAATTCTGTAATGTCTCTTAATGTGTTACGTCTTTCTACAGCCTATTGGTTTGAGTCGAGAGTCAACAAATTCCCGACCAATCACATCAGTAGTTTCACTTCTGATCATTCAGGCCGATTAATCTTACAGGATTAAatgcattacatttacattataaccttcatttgATGAAACCAATAACGTGATAATGGCCTAATGGAGAGACGGATTGAAGTGATGGGACACACAGTGTTGTACATGGCATAGTCTGCTCGTCCACGGTGAGTCTGTCCGTTCTGTGAGGTCGGTCTGCGGGTCGATAACCCGCCGCTCAGTCAAGTCTAACCGATGTAACATGTACAAGACCACATCACCACTGTCTGATGAAACCTCATGTACGTGTCATTATACATCTTTCAGAGCAAGAGATATTTGGtttttatttagtaattataataatacaataatattaattGATGTATGATTGATGTCATTATGTGATACTTTCTGGGTCtatcattagaaaaaaaacGAATAAACGCTGTCAAACTGAAACTATATAGTTTCAATTTGACagcatttattagtttttttatatatccatatatataatataactatatacagtatacatatatactgtgtgtatatatatatatatatatatatatatatatatatatatatatacagtgtgtatatatagttatatatacacactgtatatacagatTAAGTTATAGGTCTTAGGTTTTATGTCCTAGTTCTGAGAGAAAGCTTTATTTCCtataaaatgacaaatacaCTTAAATTaacaatcaatatttttttaaacattaattatacttatagtacttatatttattatagaaaATTGTAATTgacaataatattaaaataactttaaaaaagagtctacacagccatgctagcagctctgtgaggctgtacttgagCTAAATGCCACTGTTAGCGTGCTAACAtcttcacaatgacaatgccaacatgctggtgtttagcaggtataatgtttaccatgttcatcagttttagtttagcgtgttagcatgcttagATTTGCGAATCGGGACTAAACACAGTAAAGTTCAGCTGAAGCTgacgggaatgtcattagttttgcaggtattaagtcataaaacaaaatactggaCGAATTAAATGTTGATGgcgctagaagaaaagtcagaggatcaccacatttcatgacaatccatccgatagttgatgttttctttgagacattttacttaaaggtgctttatacgatatccagagcgttaatatagcagcaaacaactatttgctatgtagagatataggggagagtggggtaagatgagccagtttttacttatgctgtcctcgaggttaggaaaaatgagacagaagcagaatgaaaacttgaaccttaaattcaggatctctcctatcaaatgaaatgatcagcatgcatccatcacaaagctgtctggaaaaaatgaccttcccaaaaaaagtgctcctgtggctcaacttgc
This Sebastes fasciatus isolate fSebFas1 chromosome 17, fSebFas1.pri, whole genome shotgun sequence DNA region includes the following protein-coding sequences:
- the LOC141754966 gene encoding uncharacterized protein LOC141754966, which codes for MKVLVVLALVSVCNANILWQDPPRNNLDLVRDAFRDFVSQETLTLNQFRQEVNTMISQSSDTVNLYVAALQAQMAPLTQDFTTQFSEQAEQLKARLKKDLTAMRTNMQPFAAEMVAQLHRQVEELKKETTPYAETMDPKALKAVMLQKSQEMKAQLGKSVAEMQAQMIPFTEEMKKKMEQSLEEFQKTVVPLTQSFKTHMTEKTREIQQNLAQRVEELKAKLDATTQDLQARLTVLWESFTQKNQ